CGTGCCGTGCAAGGCCTCGGTATCAACATCACCTCCATCAAGGACGTTACTCCTATTCCGCACAACGGTTGCCGCCCTAAAAAGGCCCGCCGCGTGTAATCAACCATCATTTTAACACTCTAACTACTTTAATATCATGGCTCGTTACACTGGCCCCAAAGATAAAATCAGCCGCCGCTTCGGCGTCGCCCTGTTCGGACCTTCAAAAGCTCTCGAACGTCGCTCCTTCCCCCCCGGCCAGCACGGTGTCCGTGCAGGTCGTCGTAAGAAGTCCGACTACGCAGTAGCACTTGGAGAGAAACAAAAACTCCGTTTCCAATTTGGCGTTCTCGAAAAGCAATTCCGTCTCTACTACGCGGAAGCAAGCCGTCGCCGCGGAATCACCGGTGAGGTGCTTTGCCAACTGCTTGAGCTCCGCCTCGATAACGTGTGCTTCCGTCTCGGATTCGGCAATACCCGCTCCGCCGCCCGCCAAATGGTGAACCACGGTCACATCCAGGTGAATGGCAAGCGCGTTGACATTCCAAGTTACCAATGCAAGCCCGGTGACACCATCACGGTGCAGGCCAAACCAAGCTCACAGCAGCTCGGCCTCCGCTACATGGACCTCACCCAGGCCGTGCCCCTTAAAGAATGGCTCACCCTGGACCGGGCCGCGATGAAGGGTCACATCACCCGCGTTCCTGAAAACGAGGACTTCGACCACCAGGTCAACGTCCA
The sequence above is drawn from the Akkermansiaceae bacterium genome and encodes:
- the rpsD gene encoding 30S ribosomal protein S4 → MARYTGPKDKISRRFGVALFGPSKALERRSFPPGQHGVRAGRRKKSDYAVALGEKQKLRFQFGVLEKQFRLYYAEASRRRGITGEVLCQLLELRLDNVCFRLGFGNTRSAARQMVNHGHIQVNGKRVDIPSYQCKPGDTITVQAKPSSQQLGLRYMDLTQAVPLKEWLTLDRAAMKGHITRVPENEDFDHQVNVQLVVELYSR